The region GGCAGTGAATTGGTTTTTACTTTGTTCCTGTTCGGAATGTTTATTCCTTATCAGGTAATTTTGATTCCACTTTTTCAGACACTCAGGGCTATGAATTTATACGGAGGACTTCCTGGTTTGATTCTGGCGCACGTTGTTTATGGATTGCCCATAACTTCACTTATTTTCAGAAACTTCTATACGCAAATACCGACAGCTTTGATTGAATCTGCAAGGCTGGACGGAGCGGGATTCTTTTCAATCTATACCCGCATTGTTTTTCCGCTTTCAATTCCGGGATTTGTTGTAACAAGTTTATGGCAGGTTACTCAGGTCTGGAATGAATTTCTCTGGGGTATCTGTCTTACCCGTCATGCGGATAATCCAATTACGGTGGGACTGGCTCAACTTGCAGGCGGTCAGGCGGTCAGCTGGAACCTTCCGATGGCCGGTTCTATAATGGCTGCTGCGCCAGTTTTGCTGATCTATATCTTTTTAGGACGCTACTTTATTCGTGGATTACTTGCTGGGTCTGTTAAGGAATAGATCGATAGGTAAAGACTAATAGGGCAGATTTAAAAATAATCTGAAATGGGTTGTTTAATTTACATACACCGCGCGGTTTAATTGTCGCGCGGTGTTTTTTAATTATTTCAGCATAACTCAAATGGAGTTAAACTTTCAAAGCCGTCTTCGGTTATGACGATTGTCTGTTCGAATTGGGCAGATAGGGAACCGTCTTTTGTTACGGCTGTCCACTTATCATCCAGAATTTGTATTTCCTTACCACCGATGTTTATCATCGGCTCAATGGTAAATGTCATTCCCGGTACAAGTGGAACATTGCCCCAGCTGGAACGAAAGTGTGGGATGTTAGGGGCTTCGTGGAAGTCTAGCCCTACACCATGTCCCAGATATTCGCGAACAACTGAGCATCCTTGTCCTTCAGCATAGGTTTGGATAGCGGAAGATATGTCATTTACTAAGTTGCCTGGCTTGGCTTGTTCGAGCCCTAAGCGCAGGCACTCACGCGTTACTTCTACAAGATTGCGTGCTTCAGCAGAAGGTTCACCTACAAAGAAAGTCTGGTTGCAATCTGCATAGTAGCCGTCAAGTATGCTTGTAATATCTACATTGACGATATCACCGTCTTTAAGAGTGTATTCGCCAGGGATTCCGTGACAAATAACTTCGTTTGGAGAGATACAAACACTTTTCGGGAAGCCGTGATAGTTTAAAGGAGCGGGTATTGCTCCGTTTTTAACGGTGAACTCGTGCACTACCTGATTAATTTCATCGGTCGTTACACCGGGTCTGATCAAACTTTTGATTGCAGCAAAGGTTTGCATAACCAGTTTACCCGCGCGGCGAATCCCTTCTATCTGTTCCGGGGTTTTTAAGCGGATATTATATCGTTTGAGAAAGGTCTCAGGCAAATTAAGTTTTTCCGCATTTTCAGTACCCATACAGCACTTTTTATATTTTTTACCACTACCGCATGGGCATGGATCGTTGCGGCCTACTTTGGCGTTCATCAATCGTCTCCTGATATATATTATGGCGGGAGTTCCCGTCGGAAGGATGGGATTTTGACAAAAAAAGTCACGCTTGAAAAGCTTTATCGTAATTAATTAGACTGTTTTATTTTATAAAGTCAGTACGATTTTAGAATAATAGATGAGAGTGAAGTGTAAAAGCTTATTTTACATATTAACTAAGTATAAATCCCTTCAGTTTTAATTTTTAAGATCAAAATGGTAGGTAATTAAAATAAAATATAATTATTTTATGATGTTAATGTATATTATAAAATTTTTAATAATAAAATATGAATTTTAATTATATTAAATCTATTTTTATATTTTTGAACCTAAAGAATTATTAA is a window of Desulfovibrio sp. UCD-KL4C DNA encoding:
- the map gene encoding type I methionyl aminopeptidase; translation: MNAKVGRNDPCPCGSGKKYKKCCMGTENAEKLNLPETFLKRYNIRLKTPEQIEGIRRAGKLVMQTFAAIKSLIRPGVTTDEINQVVHEFTVKNGAIPAPLNYHGFPKSVCISPNEVICHGIPGEYTLKDGDIVNVDITSILDGYYADCNQTFFVGEPSAEARNLVEVTRECLRLGLEQAKPGNLVNDISSAIQTYAEGQGCSVVREYLGHGVGLDFHEAPNIPHFRSSWGNVPLVPGMTFTIEPMINIGGKEIQILDDKWTAVTKDGSLSAQFEQTIVITEDGFESLTPFELC
- a CDS encoding carbohydrate ABC transporter permease, which produces MSTTSTATASRITPGSILLYGILILLALFFLMPAYMAVVTALKPPAEIDLSTAWELPSKFHWSSFYDALTLLKSNIVSSIILTVCATTLSTILGSLNGYVFSKWKFKGSELVFTLFLFGMFIPYQVILIPLFQTLRAMNLYGGLPGLILAHVVYGLPITSLIFRNFYTQIPTALIESARLDGAGFFSIYTRIVFPLSIPGFVVTSLWQVTQVWNEFLWGICLTRHADNPITVGLAQLAGGQAVSWNLPMAGSIMAAAPVLLIYIFLGRYFIRGLLAGSVKE